CAAACCCAATTTTAAAAAATATTAAAAGCCCATTAGAATAATATGCCAACACTCGCGTTTAACAAGAAAGCTAGATATGACTTTGAAATTACCGAAACCTTTGAGGCCGGGATGGTTTTGTTTGGTCATGAGGTGAAATCGATGAAAGAAGGGCATATTAGTTTAAAGGGAGCTTATATTGTTACTCAAAAAGGGAATAAAATCTTACCTGACTTTGTTTTACGAAAAGCTCGTGTTAGTCCTTATAAAAAAGCTAATACTTCTGATTATGACCCAGAGAGAGATAGAAAATTATTACTCAATAAGAAAGAAATAAACTATCTAATCGGTAAATATAAAGAAGGAGGATTTTCTTTGATTCCAATTAAGATTTATACCAAAAAAAGTCTTATTAAACTTGAGTTTGGTTTAGGTCGAGGAAAGAAAAAACATGACAAACGAGAGGATATTAAGAAAAAAGACGTTGAACGTCAAATGCGAACATTGACAAAATATAAATAGTATTACATAATATAGTTCCTGGGGATGCCAGGCTTCGATAATTAGAATACTTTATTACATTCAGTACGTGTTTCTCGAAAGTCACGCCAAAAATTCGAATAACATAAGTGCAAAATCTGCATTAAGCAAAGTGAGCTTTAAAATGCCTGCTTTCGCTCCTGTTGCCGCTTAATAGCCGCGACCATTTGTTCCAGTGATTTCTAATAACTGGTTACGAGTGTCATTCGCTTAGAATAGGCCAAACTTCCTCTCGAGGGTATGGATGAAAATTAAGAGATCGTTGTGAATGCTTTTGTTGGATTTTCTACATACACAACTAAACAACAAATCCATCTATTTCTGTAAAATTGTACTAAAGTTCTTGTTAGACAGGGGTTCAACTCCCCTCATCTCCACAACATAAAAATATCCAGCTTTGCTGGGTATTTTTTTGTTTTGGTGCATGAGGTCAGAGTTGAATCTCAGAAAAAGTATGAATAATAATATCCTCGAATTAACAAAAACAAACACCGCAAATAACTAAAGCTTTTAGAAAATCGGGTGTTGGGGTTCACCCCTTCAACTCCCCTCATCTCCACACTTCGACACGTAGTAAAATTCACTTACGTTTTAATTTTACTACTTGCTCAGTGCAGGCCTGGGGACATGACGACATGTAGTCGAAGTGTGTCCTGAGCTTGCCGAAGGGCAAAATATCTGCGCTCATCACTTACTCAGTGCTGGGCGTTTTTATTTCACAAATATGTTATTATTTAATCAAGAAGTTGTTCTGTCTACTCTAAATTTAATGAAGTGAGCCTGTCGTGAGCCCAGTCGAACGACTTACCGAAGGGCTAATGTTTATATGCAAAATTTAACTTATATATTATTATGCTCTGACAACTCTTTTTATGTTGGTCATACATCGGATTTAAAAGAAAGGATTAAAAACCATACTGCTGGAACCGCATCAATTCACACCAAAAACAGAAGACCAATAAAATTGGTTTACTATGAAAAATTCTCCAGCAAAATAGAGTCTATCGAAAGAGAAAAACAATTGAAAGGCTGGTCAAGAACTAAAAAGATTAATTTAATTAAATTTGGACACCCTAATGTTTTAAAATAAATACTCCCCTCATCTCCACACTTCGACACGACCATTCGCTTCGCTCAGGCCTTGCTCAGTGCGGGCCTTTTTGGTATCGTTTTTTTATATAATAAGAAGTGTGCCCTGAGCTTGCCGAAGGGCTAAAATATCTCCTCTCATCACTTACTCGGTACTAGGCTTATATTTTTATAAATATGCTATAATCTAATTATAATATCTCAGAAAACAATATGAAAACTAAAATTATAATATTTCTAGTACTTTTATTCCTGGGCATTGGATCTTATGGCTATTATTGGTATTCGGGTCTAATTACCACAAACAATCAGGCACAAGCTGTTCTGAGCCAAAATGAAGAACTAAAAAACCAAGCTCAAGACTACAAGACACTCAAAGAATCTGTAATCTCTGAAAAAAATAGATGCCAAGTATTTATTAGCCAAGAAAAAGGTGATTTTGGTGATTTTGAATATTGTAAAGACTATATTACATGGACACAGAATCTAAATTTAGAATAGTATACATTATAATGTATACATAAATATATTTCAGTTTCCCCTTGATTTTTTATAGTTTTTAATGTAAATTGTATTTAAGAAAAGAATTTGATTCTTTTTTTATTTTTTGTAAAATTAGAGTTCATCTATAAAATAGCTGCTGATTATTTTTGAGGATTTTTTGAGCGAAAAATCAGAAAATTTTGGAAGAATAAAAATATTATTTTGAGTAAATTTTGTGGTTTTATAGCCAAAAAAGACCTAAAATGAACTGTAGATATTTTATAGATAGACTCTTAGCCCGGGTGGTGAAATTGGTATACACGAGAGACTTAAAATCTCTTGGCCGCAAGGCCGTGCGGGTTCAAGTCCCGCCCCGGGCACAACGGAAAACTAGCTTATCAAAGCTAGTTTTTTGTTGTGCTTGGAGCGGACGCAGAACCCGCTGTTGGGACCAGTTTAAGGAGATTGGATAAGTTGCTTGCCAGAATGATATCTCAGAAAATAAATAATCACTTACGATTGAGTTGTTGGGGTTCACCCCTTCAAGTCCCGCCCCGGGCACATAAAAAAGAGATAGACATTTGTCTGTCTCTTTTTTATTTGTTTGGGGCGGGGAATGAACCCGAGAACAAGGGTTTGGAGGCCGTGTGAGGCCGACATGCAGATTGACGTCAAAGACGGCCATCTGCCAAGTCCAAAGCTAAACGTGCTATACGAGCTTCTATAAATTCATCGCTTACGATTGAGTTGTTGGGATTCATCCCTTCAAGTCCCGCCTATATCAAAAATTTCCGAAGAAAAAAGCCCCGGTTTTAAGGGGGCTTTAATAAGCGACTGATTTAATCTTAACGTCTAGAGGTTGAATTGTTTTTTTTGGTTCATTTTCTACTATACAAGTATCAAAGATCGTATGGTTGTAAAATAAACTATTCTCGATAAAATCAATCACTTAAGAATTATATTAACTTAATATAGATTTTTGTCAATTACCCCCACTCACTCATCAATTCATCATTTATCTCAGCAACTTCATCTTCCTCTAGTTCATCATCTCCGTTACTGCTCACTACTTCTTCCTCTCCGAGCTCCATTTTAAAATCACTTGAGCTAACTAATATTATTTCATTTTTTCTATTTTGCTCTTTATTTATTATTCCGACCTCATCTTTGATTTCATTATCATTTGTAACCAGAACTATACCTTCATCCGGGTCTTCCTCTCTAGCTATTTCTACTATTTTGTCATCTGCTGACGCGTAATGCACATCTCTGGGGCTATAAACAACCTTTAATCTATCTTCTTCATAAGAATCACCCATTTGACTATTGCTGTCAAAAACTAAGGTAACTTTTTTCCTATTATCCTCTAAAAAATCTTTAAGCAAATCAATTAATATTTCATTAAAATCGCTTTCCTCTAAAAGACCTAGGTCTCCGGCTAAATTATTTCCATCTATTAAATAATACATAAGGTGATAGTCTACTCTACAGAGACCAAATTATTAATAATTACATCTTAAAAAATTTTATACCAATTTATTTTTAAAGTCAACAAAAAAAAGACCATTTTTTCTAATGGTCTTTTTTTGAAAGTGTTTTATTATTCCTGTCCGCCGGTAGGCATGGCGATATTCCACTCTCTAAGCTTTCCTACTACAGCCCTATTGGAAAGGGTCATTACAGCATAGCTTCTATATTCTTCTGATTTAATCTGTTTTTCAATTTCTGGTGTCGCTTGATATTGCTTCACAAGAGATTCTAAATATTCGTCGATTTCTTTTTCTGTAACTACTATTTTTTCGATTTTTGCTATCTCTCTAATAATTAATGAAGCCTGAACTCTTTTCACAGCATCTGGAAGCATTTCCATAACCAAATCATTCCTCGATTTTTTCAAGCTGGAAAGATAGTCTTCAAACTTTCCTCCTTGTTTAGTAACATTTTGCTCAAGCTCACCAATCATAGTTTCAGCCTCATGCTGGACTAACATTTCTGGCAGGTCACCAAATTTTGTTTTAGCAACTACTCTTTCAATTACTTCTCTCTCGGCTACTTGTCTTGCTTCATTTTTCTTTCCTGCTTGAATATTGTTCGTAATATTTTTCTTTAAGTCTTCAGCACTTTTGAAATGAAGCTTTTTAGCTAATTCATCATCTAGTGGAGGTAATACTCTATCAAAAACATCTTTCACTTCTACTTTGAACTCAACATTTTTCCCCGACAAATTTGCCTGATGATGGTCTGATGGATAGTGAACTTCAAATTCTCTTGTATCTCCTTTTTTGGCGTCAATCAACTTCTTGTCAAAACCAGAGACCATATAATCTTTACCAACAATAATGGTTGTCTCTTTTGCTTGTCCTCCTTCAACTGGAACCTTGTCTAGAAACATTTGGATATTTAGAATAAGCTTATCGCCATCTTTTATTTTTTCCCCAGAAACTGTTTCTTTAACATGCATCTCTCTCAAGTGATCGAAAGTTTTCTCCAATTCTGCATCATCTAATTTAACCTCTTTTTCTTTTATTCCTAACTCCTTATATTTTCCTAATTCAATACTTGGGATTATCGACATTTTCACTGTAAATATAAGTGGATTTTCTGGAGCTAACTTAACAATAGCTATATCAGGTTGTCCGATAGCGTCTGTAGTGTTCTTTGAGATAACTTCTCCCAAAACAGTATTAATGGCAATTCTAGCTGATTCGTCCATGATGGACATCTCACCAACTTTTTGTTTTATAATATCGTATGGAGCCTTACCATCTCGGAATCCTTCTATTTTTACTTCCTTGGCTATTTTTTGAGCCCCTTTTTCTAAATATGGTGTAAACTCTTCTTGACTCAATTCTACTGTCAACTCAACTTGAGCTTTATCTAGGTCTTTTTTTTCTACTTTCATAATATATTATTTAATAATTAACATTTTTTAGGGAGAAGTTTTTAGCTTCTCCCTGTTTTTTTATTTTTTTACAAAATTACTTGGAACAAGATAGTAATCAGCAGGATTGATATTTAACTCTTTCTTTATCTTTCTTAAAGCTTCGTAATACCAATCCATATTCAGAGCATTCGGCTTAAGCCTTGATTTAAGAAATTCATGATATATTCCTGGATTAACAGGTACTACATCGACATTCATTAACTCAAGTTCTTTTATTAGTACAGAAACAGGTTTTCTCATTATCAGCTCCTTTAATGTTAGGCTGCTTTTGTTTTAAGTAAGTTCTTCAAAAATTTTACATTAACAAACCAACAACAAGTAATGCTACAATGTTCAATATTTTAATCATCGGATTGATAGCAGGTCCTGCAGTGTCTTTGTAAGGATCTCCAACTGTATCACCTGTTACAGCAGCTTTGTGAGCTTCTGAGCCTTTACCGCCATGGTGACCATCTTCAATATATTTTTTAGCATTATCCCAAGCACCCCCACCTGATGTCATTGAAATTGCTACAAATATTCCTGTAATAATTGAGCCCACAAGAAGTCCACCTAAAGCTTCGACTCCTAGGAAAACGCCTACTATAATAGGAGTAGCAACTGGGATTAACGCAGGTACAATCATTTCTTTAATAGCTCTCTTCGTTACGATATCAACTGTTCTTCCGTAGTCAGGTTTTTCTGTTCCTCCCATAATTCCTGGTTTTTCTTTGAACTGTTTTCTGACATCCTCAACTACTGCCCCAGCAGCATCACCAACGGCTTGCATTGAAAGTGCTCCAAAGTAATATGGAAGAAGTCCACCAATAAATAATCCAGCTAAAACATATGGATTTGAAATACCAAAATCTGTGCCTGCTCCAACAATATGTTCAAAATCAGCAAATAAAACTAGCGCAGCTAAGGCAGCTGAACCGATAGCGTATCCTTTTGTAACAGCTTTTGTAGTGTTTCCTACAGCGTCTAGTGGGTCTGTGATGTTTCTTACATCGTCCCCCATTTCTGCCATTTCAGCGATACCACCAGCATTGTCAGTAATAGGACCATATGAATCAATAGCAACAATAATACCAGCCATTGAAAGCATTGCCATTGCAGCGATTGAAATACCATAAAGGCCAGCCAATGAATGAGCTCCAAGAATAGCTGCAACTATAACAATGATAGGAGCAGCTGTTGATTTCATTGAAACAGCAAGCCCTATGATAACATTAGTTCCATGACCAGTTTCTGATGCTTTTGCAATATCTCTAACTGGTCTAAAGTCTGTAGATGTATAATATTCAGTAATCAGAACAAGCGCAGCAGTTACTGCTAGCCCAATTAATGAAGACAAATAAATACTCATAGTGCTATATAAACCATTGCCAGTCATGAAATAGTTTGTAAGAGGATAAAAAGCAGCGGCAGCAATAAGCCCAGATGTTCCTAACCCAATATATAATGCTTTCATAATCTTTCCGTCTTTTCCAAGTCTAATCAATAGTGTCCCAACGATTGAAGCAAAAATTGAAACAGCTCCAATTGCCAGAGGAAATACTATAGCATTGTCAAAAGAAACAAAAGTTAATGAAGCAAGAAGCATAGCAGCAATTGTAGTTACGGCGTATGTTTCAAAAAGGTCAGCAGCCATTCCAGCACAATCACCTACACTGTCACCAACATTATCAGCAATAACAGCTGGGTTTCTTGGATCATCTTCAGGAATACCAACTTCAACTTTTCCAACTAAATCAGCTCCAACATCAGCAGCCTTTGTGAAGATTCCTCCACCAAGTCTAGCAAATATAGAAATAAGTGAGCCACCAAAACCAAGTCCTATTAAGTCAACAACATCTTTTGAAACAAAGAAATAAAAGCCAGCAGTCCCAAGAAGAGCTAGTCCAACTACAAGCATTCCTGTAACTGTTCCACCTTGAACAGCAACTTTGAAAGCTTCTTTCATTCCAGTTCTCGCAGCCTCAGCTGTTCTAACATTTGCTCTAACTGAAATATTCATCCCAATATAACCTGTGATACCAGACAAGAAAGCTCCAACCAAAAAAGCGAAAGCTGTCATCCAACCCAAAGGCTCAGGCATAAATCCTAAAAACAAAAATAAAACTACAGCAACAATACTAATAGTAGTGTACTGTCTGTTTAGATAAGCCTTGGCTCCTTCTTGAATAGCTTTAGCTATATCTTGCATTTTTTCGTTCCCAGCAGGGAGCTTAACAATTGAAGCTGCTAAATACAAACCGTAAACGATGGCCAGTACGGCGCTTCCTAGAATCAAAAATGTAATTGTCATACTTTTTCTTTTTAAAAATTATTATTTATAAATTATTTTGTTTCTTTCTTTTCCTTTTTCCCCTGTGCTGAGCTTGTCGAAGTATCTTTTTTCTCCTTCTTCTCTTTTTTCCCCTGTGCTGAGCTTGCCGAAGTATCTTTCTTCTCAGTTTTTTCCTCTTTTTTCCCCTGTGCTGAGCTTGCCGAAGTATCTTTCTTCTCAGTTTTTTCCTCTTTCTTTCCCTGCGCTGCCTGCCCGTCCTCTGGCGTGGAGCTTGTCGAAGTATCTTTTTTCTCCTTCTTCTCTTTTTTTCCCTGTGCTGAGCTTGTCGAAGTATCTTTCTTTTCTGCTTTTACTTCATCTTTCTCTTTCTTCTCTTCGTCTGAATTATCTTCTTCAACTTCTTCATCGTCTTTCTTCACCACATCTTCTCCATCATTCATAACAACATCAATCTTCCATCCTGTTAGACGTGCCGCTAATCTAGCATTTTGCCCACCTTTACCTATCGCAAGTGAAAGTTGATCTTCATTTACATGGGCAATTGCTTTCTTTTCTTCTTCATTCGTTGTGATACTTAATATTTTTGCTGGAGACAGGGCGTTGGTTATATATTTTTCTGGATTTTCATCATATTGAACAATATCAACCTTTTCACCTCCAAGCTCAGAAATAACAGTTTGAATTCTTGATCCACGCTGACCAACACAAGAACCGATTGGATCTACATTGTCAGATTCGGTGTGGACAGCGACTTTTGAACGAGAACCAGCTTCACGTGCAACTGATTTTAGTTCGATTAGTCCATTTGAAATTTCTGGTATTTCAAGATAAAAAACTTTTCTCAAAATTTCATCAGATGTTCTTGATAGAATAATTTCTGGTCCCTTTGAGCTTGTCCTTACTTCTTTTATAAAAACCTTAATCCTTTCCCCTGGAGCATAATTCTCTCCATAAATTTGTTCATCTTGGGGTAGGATACCAACAGTTTTGCCAAGATCAACAAGGACAACTCTCCCTTCTCTCCTTTGGACAACACCAGAAACAACTTCTTTTTCTTTGTCTTTAAATTCAGTCATAACCATATCTCTTTCTGCTTCCCTTAATCTTTGAATAATAACTTGCTTAGCGGTTTGAGCTGCCATTCTTCCATAAGTGCTCGGGACTGCCAACTCGGTAATTATTTCTTCTCCAATTTTTGCGTCTTTCTTAATTAACTTCGCTTCAGTAATCTGCAAATCAGTTTTTGGATTAAATCTTTTTACTTCTTCTTCTCCTTCTGCTAATTCTGGCTTTTCTACTTCCTCAACTTTAATTGGGTCGCCATTTTCATCTAGCTCCTCTTCAGGAACGTCGTCTACAACTGTTTTTACATCAAAAACTTTAGACTCAGCAGTATCTGGACTAAACTCAACTTTAATATTCTGATTTTTCTCACCATAATCTTTCCTATAGGCTGCTGCTAAAGCCGATTCTATAGTACTAATTACAGCATCGTAACTCAAACCTTTCTCGTCACAAATCATTTTGATAGCGCTTATTAATTCACTCATATTTTTGACTCACGTGAGAGTGAGGCATCCCGCTAGCAACAAAGTGGCGTAGCGGGATTTTCTTAGAACTAGTCACTTATAATGACAGCCTTAAACCAACCTTTTCTCTCCCGTTTTTTTAGATATTTAAAAGGGCTAATTGTAATAAATACAACTAGCCTTATGACCCTAAATTACCATAGTAAAATAGAAAAGTCAAGCAAATTTTCTTTTTGTATGTTTATTGACAATATAAATTTTCAGTGATAATCTCATTTTATATTTGCTCATTACTCAAAGGAGAAATCATGTATATTATTACTTTAATAGAAGGAAGCGATTTATTGGAAGATGATAAAATTCTTTTAGACCGCTTAAAATATAGCTTCGAAAACAACGAAACTCCACCTGAAATTTCCAGAGAATCATACGAAGAGTTTATTGCAAAATTTCAAAAGTTAACGTTCGATAATAGAAAAATCGAACTGAGATTAATTCAGACTGATAAGCTTAAAATTTCCATTAATTGGGCAAACAGTGCTGAAATGGTTATTCCCTTGGACCAAAGAAAGAAAAAAAATTTTGTAAGCAAAGGATTGAAAAGTCGCAAAAGAGCTCGAAGTAATTCTGCAAGATAATGAAAAAGCCAGTCGCAATGACTGGCTTGTTTTTTGTTTATTATAAGAACATTGTTAAGCTGGATAATACCCTTTTCTCCCTGATTTTATTAACCACGGATACTCAACACCTCTTCTCCACGCATCAGCCAAGACAGTGTCTTTGCAATCACCAGATGCAACCACTAGACTATTATTGCAAGAAAGTGTTGCTGAGAACCGAGGTTTTTTTGTAGGCGGAGATAGGTGATTTTTATACTTATCCTCCATCAAGCGACTTATTTGCTGAAAAAAATTTTCTTCCGTCTCAATTTGCCGCAGAATACGTAATATTGTGTTTATTCTATCAGTCTCCGATTCAAACATTACAAGACACAAATCATTTTCACAAACATCCTTTTTTTGCTCTGTCTTAAATCTAAGTGACATCAAAGCATAAAACATAGAAACCTCTGAATCCATTATCTCTAAATATCTGCAATCATTAAATCCTCCAAGTTTATTTGCCTCTACCACATATTCAGCTGAACAAGGAACTAGATTATCAAAAGCACTCATTATCTCCTCCTATGTATGAGTAATAAAATGATCGATTATTTTTCTTGTATCTTAAGCTATCTAAACTTCCAAGTCAATCAAAAAAGCACTCTCGAAACCGAGAGTGCTTTTTCTATATAGAAGTTTTATCTCTTATTAAATCCACCTGACCTTTGTGGTCTTCCATTACTTGGTCTTCCACTTCTATCTCCTCCGCCAGCTCCATTGCCTTCCTGTTTACCTTTCTCATCCTTCCAAAGAATTTCGTTTTCAGGTAATCCTTTCAAGGTTAGATTTACTCTCCCTTTATCATCAATTTCTTTAACCTTTACCCAAACCATATCACCTTCAGAAACAAAATCGCTTGGTGCTCCTATTCTGTATGGAGCAAGTTCACTGACGTGCGCCATTCCATCTTTTCCAGGAAGCAATTCGATAAAAGCACCGAAGTCTAGAATTCTAACTACTTTACCGTGATAGATTTCTCCAGCTTCTATGTCTTTTACAATGCTTTTAACCCAATCAATTGCCTTCTCTGTTCCTTTGGCCTCAACACCAGAAATATAAACAGTACCGTCATCATCAATATCAATAGTAACATTACATTCGTCAATTATAGCATTAATTATTTTTCCACCTGGACCAATAACATCTCTAATTTTTTCAGTATCAATTTTGAAGCTAGTAACTCTTGGAGCATGCTCAGAAAGTTCTGCTCGAGGTGCTTCAATTGCAGCATTCATAACATCAAGAATTTGTAATCTAGCTTTGTATCCTCTTTCAAGAGCTTCCTTAACAATATCCTGACTTAATCCAATTGATTTTGTATCAAGTTGAATAGCAGTAATACCTTCAGTTGTTCCTGTTACTTTGAAATCCATTCCACCTTGACCATCTTCAATATCTTGAATATCAGTTAATATTTTCCATTCGCTCATATCTCTGCTAGAAGCCATACCAATTGCAATACCGGCAACAGCTCTCTTGATTGGCACGCCAGCATCCATAAGAGTCATACTTGAAGCACAAGTTGAAGCCATTGATGAAGATCCATTTGAACCAAGAGTTTCACTTACAACACGAATTGTATATGGAAAATCATCTTTTGAAGGGATGACTGGTTCCAAAGCTTTTTCAGCCAAAGCACCATGCCCAATGTCACGTCTTCCAGGCCCTCTGTTCGGTCTTGCTTCTCCAACTGAAAATGCTGGGAAGTTATAATGATGCATAAATCTTTTTTGTGTTTCTCCTTCAATACTATCAATAGTTTGTTCAAGTCCGGGTCCCCCTAAAGTTGTTATAGACATTACTTGAGTTTCACCACGATTGAAAAGTGAAGTTCCATGAGTTCTTGGTAATAATCCAACTTCAGAATAAAGATCTCTAATTTGATCGAATGCTCTTCCATCAACTCTTTTATTATCTTTCAATATTCCTTCAGTAACTGCATCGTCAACAAATTTTTCAACTAATTTTCCAATAGCCATTGATCTCAATGTTTTTGAAATTTCCTTGTCAAATAAATGTTTATCGAGACCATGCTTAATAGCGGCGACTGCTGCTTTTCTTTCAGTCATTTTATAATACTCAACATCAAATACAGTTTTCTTTGTATTCTCTGCAAGCCAAGCTTGTGCAATTTCTAGAACTTTTTCTTTTTCTGCTTCAGCTACTTTTTCTTCAGGGCTAACAAGTTTTTCTCTTACAGTAACTTTTTTAACCTCAACTTCAGCTTTTAGTTTTTCAATCAAATCAATTGCTGGTCTCATTCCTTTCTGTCCAGCAACAATAGCCTCATACATTATATCTTCTTTTGTTTCCTGGGCACCAGCCTCAATCATCAAAACTCTTTCTTTTGTTCCGGCCACGATTAAATCAAAGCTACTCTCTGCTCTCTCCTCATAAGTAGGATTGAAAACAAAACCGCCATTAATTTTTCCAAGTCTAATTCCAGCAATTGGTCCGTCCCATTTAACACCCGAGATAGATAGAGCGGCTGATGCTGCAACCAAAGAAACAATATCAAAATCATTTTTTTGATCAACGCTCATAACAGATAACACTACTTGAATATCTTTTCTTGAAGATTCATCAAATAAAGGTCTGATTGTTCTATCAATCATTCTCCCAGTTAATACTGATTCATCTGTTGGACGACCTTCTCTTTTAACCCACTTTGAACCTTTAATCATTCCAGCTGCGTACAACTTCTCTTCGAAGTCTACCATTAACGGGAAATAATCGATTCCATCTCTCTCATATGCTGACTCTACAACTGTAGCCAGAATAACTGTATCACCGTATTGAACGGTTACAGCAGAATTAGCTTGCAGGGCTAATTTACCTGTTTTGATTGTTAGCGTTCGGCCAAGCCAATCACAAGAAAACACTTTTTCTTTGTTCATTTGTTTTTGCTCTGACCAATAAACTTTAGGACTACATGA
This genomic interval from Patescibacteria group bacterium contains the following:
- the nusA gene encoding transcription termination factor NusA, whose amino-acid sequence is MSELISAIKMICDEKGLSYDAVISTIESALAAAYRKDYGEKNQNIKVEFSPDTAESKVFDVKTVVDDVPEEELDENGDPIKVEEVEKPELAEGEEEVKRFNPKTDLQITEAKLIKKDAKIGEEIITELAVPSTYGRMAAQTAKQVIIQRLREAERDMVMTEFKDKEKEVVSGVVQRREGRVVLVDLGKTVGILPQDEQIYGENYAPGERIKVFIKEVRTSSKGPEIILSRTSDEILRKVFYLEIPEISNGLIELKSVAREAGSRSKVAVHTESDNVDPIGSCVGQRGSRIQTVISELGGEKVDIVQYDENPEKYITNALSPAKILSITTNEEEKKAIAHVNEDQLSLAIGKGGQNARLAARLTGWKIDVVMNDGEDVVKKDDEEVEEDNSDEEKKEKDEVKAEKKDTSTSSAQGKKEKKEKKDTSTSSTPEDGQAAQGKKEEKTEKKDTSASSAQGKKEEKTEKKDTSASSAQGKKEKKEKKDTSTSSAQGKKEKKETK
- a CDS encoding NYN domain-containing protein → MYYLIDGNNLAGDLGLLEESDFNEILIDLLKDFLEDNRKKVTLVFDSNSQMGDSYEEDRLKVVYSPRDVHYASADDKIVEIAREEDPDEGIVLVTNDNEIKDEVGIINKEQNRKNEIILVSSSDFKMELGEEEVVSSNGDDELEEDEVAEINDELMSEWG
- the smpB gene encoding SsrA-binding protein SmpB yields the protein MPTLAFNKKARYDFEITETFEAGMVLFGHEVKSMKEGHISLKGAYIVTQKGNKILPDFVLRKARVSPYKKANTSDYDPERDRKLLLNKKEINYLIGKYKEGGFSLIPIKIYTKKSLIKLEFGLGRGKKKHDKREDIKKKDVERQMRTLTKYK
- a CDS encoding GIY-YIG nuclease family protein; the protein is MQNLTYILLCSDNSFYVGHTSDLKERIKNHTAGTASIHTKNRRPIKLVYYEKFSSKIESIEREKQLKGWSRTKKINLIKFGHPNVLK
- the tig gene encoding trigger factor; amino-acid sequence: MKVEKKDLDKAQVELTVELSQEEFTPYLEKGAQKIAKEVKIEGFRDGKAPYDIIKQKVGEMSIMDESARIAINTVLGEVISKNTTDAIGQPDIAIVKLAPENPLIFTVKMSIIPSIELGKYKELGIKEKEVKLDDAELEKTFDHLREMHVKETVSGEKIKDGDKLILNIQMFLDKVPVEGGQAKETTIIVGKDYMVSGFDKKLIDAKKGDTREFEVHYPSDHHQANLSGKNVEFKVEVKDVFDRVLPPLDDELAKKLHFKSAEDLKKNITNNIQAGKKNEARQVAEREVIERVVAKTKFGDLPEMLVQHEAETMIGELEQNVTKQGGKFEDYLSSLKKSRNDLVMEMLPDAVKRVQASLIIREIAKIEKIVVTEKEIDEYLESLVKQYQATPEIEKQIKSEEYRSYAVMTLSNRAVVGKLREWNIAMPTGGQE
- a CDS encoding polyribonucleotide nucleotidyltransferase; the protein is MNKEKVFSCDWLGRTLTIKTGKLALQANSAVTVQYGDTVILATVVESAYERDGIDYFPLMVDFEEKLYAAGMIKGSKWVKREGRPTDESVLTGRMIDRTIRPLFDESSRKDIQVVLSVMSVDQKNDFDIVSLVAASAALSISGVKWDGPIAGIRLGKINGGFVFNPTYEERAESSFDLIVAGTKERVLMIEAGAQETKEDIMYEAIVAGQKGMRPAIDLIEKLKAEVEVKKVTVREKLVSPEEKVAEAEKEKVLEIAQAWLAENTKKTVFDVEYYKMTERKAAVAAIKHGLDKHLFDKEISKTLRSMAIGKLVEKFVDDAVTEGILKDNKRVDGRAFDQIRDLYSEVGLLPRTHGTSLFNRGETQVMSITTLGGPGLEQTIDSIEGETQKRFMHHYNFPAFSVGEARPNRGPGRRDIGHGALAEKALEPVIPSKDDFPYTIRVVSETLGSNGSSSMASTCASSMTLMDAGVPIKRAVAGIAIGMASSRDMSEWKILTDIQDIEDGQGGMDFKVTGTTEGITAIQLDTKSIGLSQDIVKEALERGYKARLQILDVMNAAIEAPRAELSEHAPRVTSFKIDTEKIRDVIGPGGKIINAIIDECNVTIDIDDDGTVYISGVEAKGTEKAIDWVKSIVKDIEAGEIYHGKVVRILDFGAFIELLPGKDGMAHVSELAPYRIGAPSDFVSEGDMVWVKVKEIDDKGRVNLTLKGLPENEILWKDEKGKQEGNGAGGGDRSGRPSNGRPQRSGGFNKR
- a CDS encoding sodium-translocating pyrophosphatase codes for the protein MTITFLILGSAVLAIVYGLYLAASIVKLPAGNEKMQDIAKAIQEGAKAYLNRQYTTISIVAVVLFLFLGFMPEPLGWMTAFAFLVGAFLSGITGYIGMNISVRANVRTAEAARTGMKEAFKVAVQGGTVTGMLVVGLALLGTAGFYFFVSKDVVDLIGLGFGGSLISIFARLGGGIFTKAADVGADLVGKVEVGIPEDDPRNPAVIADNVGDSVGDCAGMAADLFETYAVTTIAAMLLASLTFVSFDNAIVFPLAIGAVSIFASIVGTLLIRLGKDGKIMKALYIGLGTSGLIAAAAFYPLTNYFMTGNGLYSTMSIYLSSLIGLAVTAALVLITEYYTSTDFRPVRDIAKASETGHGTNVIIGLAVSMKSTAAPIIVIVAAILGAHSLAGLYGISIAAMAMLSMAGIIVAIDSYGPITDNAGGIAEMAEMGDDVRNITDPLDAVGNTTKAVTKGYAIGSAALAALVLFADFEHIVGAGTDFGISNPYVLAGLFIGGLLPYYFGALSMQAVGDAAGAVVEDVRKQFKEKPGIMGGTEKPDYGRTVDIVTKRAIKEMIVPALIPVATPIIVGVFLGVEALGGLLVGSIITGIFVAISMTSGGGAWDNAKKYIEDGHHGGKGSEAHKAAVTGDTVGDPYKDTAGPAINPMIKILNIVALLVVGLLM